One segment of Pseudomonas pohangensis DNA contains the following:
- a CDS encoding HPr family phosphocarrier protein, which produces MLYCEITIINKLGLHARAAAKFVGVAGQYPCQIRVGRSPESLVDGKSIMSVMMLAASKGTSIHLQSDGEQEAEAMQGLVDLINNYFDEGE; this is translated from the coding sequence ATGCTTTACTGTGAAATCACCATCATCAACAAACTCGGCCTGCATGCGCGGGCGGCGGCCAAGTTCGTTGGCGTTGCCGGCCAATATCCCTGTCAGATAAGAGTTGGGCGCAGCCCGGAAAGCCTGGTCGATGGCAAAAGCATCATGTCGGTGATGATGCTGGCCGCCAGCAAGGGCACCAGCATCCACCTGCAGAGCGATGGTGAACAGGAAGCCGAGGCCATGCAGGGCCTCGTCGATCTGATCAACAATTACTTTGACGAAGGCGAATAG